The Cannabis sativa cultivar Pink pepper isolate KNU-18-1 chromosome 8, ASM2916894v1, whole genome shotgun sequence genomic interval CGCTATAGTTCTCTCTCACCCGGGACCAGGTTCGGCTAAAGACGATTTGAGCTTTTTCATCAGAGACCTTTTCACGAGATTGCAAATCGGTGGGATTGAGTTCAAGAAGAAGGCTCTTgaatctctgcttcagctcctcaaCGACGATGAAAAATCGGCCTCCGTAGTTGCCAAAGAGGGAAACGTTGGTTACTTGATTCATTTACTTGATTTCCACAACCAACCGGCGGTTCGAGAACAGGCTACTTTCGCCGTCTCAGCACTTGCTTCGGCGAACGATGAGTCCAGGAAGATTGTGTTTGAAGAAGGGGCTTTGGGACCATTGCTTAGGCTTTTGGAAACTGGGTCGACGGTCTTGAAAGAGAAGGCCGCCATTGCCGTTGAATCCCTCACCGCCGATCCTGAAAACGCTTGGGCCGTTCCGGCATATGGTGGGGTTGCCATTTTGATCGAAGCGTGCCGATCCGGATCGTCGGTGACTCAAACCCACTCGGTGGGCGCCATTAGGAACGTTGCCAATGTCGAAGACATTAAGATGACTCTGGGAGAGGAAGGAGCCGTACCAGTGTTGCTCCAATTACTGGTTTGTGGTATCGGCGGGGCCCAAGAAAAGGCGGCGAGTTGCGTAGCGGCGCTTGCCTCTTCCAGCGAGTATTTTCGCAGTTTGATAATTCAGGAACGGGGTTTGCAGAGATTGATGCATTTGATGCAAGACATTTCAAGCTCCGACACACTTGAACACGTTCTAAGGGCGATAATCTCGCTATCAACATCTTCAGATCACACGTCTAGGATTCTATCATCATCAACCATTTTCGTTATCCAACTTGGCGAGTTCATCAAGCGTGGTAACTCAGTTTTGCAACATCTCTCGGCCTCGTTGGTGGGTCTTTTATCTATTAGCGACGGGAACAAGCGCGCCATCGGTAGCTGCATGGGGTCGCTAGTTAAGCTCATGGAGTCACCAAAACCAGTGGGTCTTCAGGAATCTGCTGCGCAAGCTCTTGTTTCTCTCTTGACCGTCCGATCGAACCGGAAAGAGTTGGTCAGAGACGAGAAGAGCGTGATGAGGTTGGTTCAAATGTTAGATCCCAAAAATGAAGCGGTGGCAAAGACTTTCCCGGTGATGGTTGTGGCCGCAATAGTTGCTGGTGGAAGTCAAAGCTGTCGGAAGAGACTTATTGCCGCCGGAGCTCACCCCCACTTACAAAGGTTATCGGAAATGGAGGTCGCCGGAGCTAAGAAGGCTTTGCAGAGACTCGCCGGAAATAGGCTCAAGACCATCTTTAGCCTGACATGGAGGGAATAACCCAGCCAAGGCACTAACACCGTCCCCGCCAAACGAAAAAAGAatggttagttttttttttttagttattaaggGTAAAAGGGGAATCGTAATTTTTGTAGATAGTTTGACCTAGTGCTTTTTGACTTTGACTTCCTACGTGGTTGATATCAAGCAATAGAATTTTGCCAAGTGGCTTTTGTTAATTGCCACCTGTAAGGTTCACACGGGCAATCGGTTGAGGTGGCCTTATGATGCCTCTTGTCTCGGTGTGTCGTGTGTACTGGGATATTTTGATTATTCTGTGGGACCCACCAATAGTGGGACCCTGTGAGTATTTATTGAGGTTTAGAAAAAAACTGGGGAACTGTTTTGGCTTTAAAACTTCTTTATTCCTGAATTGAATAAGATAAGCTGAATTAATTTAGGAGAACTAGCCTTAATATTTGACGTTTAGGGCTTATCAAACTGTTGACCCGTGAGAATATTGGATTACACTTGTATTcttctaattatattttaaaacacTTTTACATGGTGATGGTGGGTTGACTTTGACTTAATTATCATGTTTGGTTTCATACTGAGAAATCTGTtaattctttatcttaagaaattaaattaatattaatttctgTGTTTTATATAACAGGAGGGGTTCATTTGGATTTTTCTAACTGTGGAAGAAAGTGAAAAGTAC includes:
- the LOC115699351 gene encoding uncharacterized protein LOC115699351 → MQPTAQKPPSSTSTSALQILLTLINETLSHLLLSSLTVRSFIGRWQVLNSKFTSLNSSISAISDSPHWAENPLLHTLLPNLLSTLQRLKALSDQCTNSFAGGKLLMQSDLDMASTALSNQLHDLDLLLRSGVLHQSNAIVLSHPGPGSAKDDLSFFIRDLFTRLQIGGIEFKKKALESLLQLLNDDEKSASVVAKEGNVGYLIHLLDFHNQPAVREQATFAVSALASANDESRKIVFEEGALGPLLRLLETGSTVLKEKAAIAVESLTADPENAWAVPAYGGVAILIEACRSGSSVTQTHSVGAIRNVANVEDIKMTLGEEGAVPVLLQLLVCGIGGAQEKAASCVAALASSSEYFRSLIIQERGLQRLMHLMQDISSSDTLEHVLRAIISLSTSSDHTSRILSSSTIFVIQLGEFIKRGNSVLQHLSASLVGLLSISDGNKRAIGSCMGSLVKLMESPKPVGLQESAAQALVSLLTVRSNRKELVRDEKSVMRLVQMLDPKNEAVAKTFPVMVVAAIVAGGSQSCRKRLIAAGAHPHLQRLSEMEVAGAKKALQRLAGNRLKTIFSLTWRE